One window of the Thermomicrobiales bacterium genome contains the following:
- a CDS encoding MmgE/PrpD family protein, with product MSGTTGELAEFTAGLQFADLPGAVVRRAEDLFLDWLASTLAGRGARPVRALERFAEQMGPADGPSELLTSRRRTSPLFAALVNGAASHVVEQDDVHNGSVFHPGAVVFPPVLAMAQQTGASGRDLIVAAVAGYEAGIRVGELLGRSHYTIFHTTGTAGTVAAAAGVARLLGLDAEQTLHAYGSAGTQAAGLWEFLRDAADSKQLHTAKASADGLLAACVARDGLTGARRILEGPQGMAAGMSQDADPSRLTDGLGTRWALLETSFKYHASCRHTHPAADALLALMRDEGLRADDIAHVRARVHQGAIDVLGPVVDPRTIHQSKFSMGFVLAVAATRGHASVTDFTEAALADPAVRAFHDRVEMALDPEIDAAYPRQWIGLVEVETTDGRTLVSRVDVPKGDPGNPLTRGELEDKARLLAGYDHGATEAEIDAIVARVWRLADEPDVRDWLPPA from the coding sequence ATGAGTGGCACGACTGGCGAACTGGCGGAATTCACTGCCGGCCTGCAATTCGCCGACCTGCCCGGCGCGGTTGTCCGGCGCGCCGAGGATCTGTTCCTCGACTGGCTGGCATCGACGCTGGCCGGGCGCGGGGCGCGGCCGGTGCGGGCGCTGGAGCGCTTTGCCGAGCAGATGGGGCCGGCCGATGGGCCGAGCGAGCTGCTGACTTCGCGGCGGCGCACCTCGCCGCTGTTCGCCGCGCTGGTCAACGGCGCGGCGTCGCACGTCGTCGAGCAGGACGACGTCCACAACGGCTCCGTCTTCCACCCCGGCGCGGTCGTCTTCCCGCCGGTGCTGGCGATGGCGCAGCAGACCGGAGCGTCCGGGCGCGATCTGATCGTCGCGGCTGTGGCGGGCTACGAGGCGGGCATCCGGGTCGGCGAGCTCCTCGGTCGCTCGCACTACACGATCTTTCACACGACCGGCACGGCCGGGACGGTTGCGGCGGCGGCCGGCGTCGCGCGCCTGCTGGGGCTCGACGCCGAGCAGACGCTGCACGCCTATGGCTCGGCCGGCACGCAGGCGGCCGGCCTCTGGGAGTTCCTCCGCGACGCCGCCGACTCGAAGCAGCTCCATACCGCCAAGGCGTCGGCCGACGGCCTGCTGGCCGCCTGCGTCGCCCGCGACGGGCTGACCGGCGCGCGCCGCATCCTGGAGGGGCCGCAGGGCATGGCGGCCGGCATGTCGCAGGACGCCGACCCGAGCCGGCTCACCGACGGGCTCGGCACGCGCTGGGCGCTGCTGGAGACCTCGTTCAAGTACCACGCGTCGTGCCGCCATACCCATCCGGCCGCCGACGCGCTGCTCGCGCTCATGCGCGACGAGGGGCTGCGGGCGGACGACATCGCCCACGTCCGGGCGCGCGTCCACCAGGGGGCGATCGATGTGCTCGGGCCGGTCGTCGACCCGCGCACGATCCACCAGTCGAAGTTCTCGATGGGCTTCGTGCTGGCCGTCGCGGCGACGCGCGGGCACGCGAGCGTGACCGACTTCACCGAGGCGGCGCTGGCCGATCCGGCGGTTCGCGCGTTCCACGACCGGGTCGAGATGGCGCTCGACCCCGAGATCGACGCCGCCTACCCGCGCCAGTGGATCGGGCTGGTCGAGGTCGAGACGACCGATGGCCGGACGCTCGTCTCGCGGGTAGATGTGCCGAAGGGCGACCCCGGCAATCCGCTGACGCGCGGCGAGCTGGAGGACAAGGCCCGCCTGCTGGCCGGCTACGACCACGGCGCAACGGAAGCCGAGATCGACGCGATCGTCGCCCGTGTCTGGCGACTGGCGGATGAGCCGGACGTGCGCGATTGGCTGCCGCCGGCCTGA
- a CDS encoding LURP-one-related family protein: MRQKLISIGDDFWIEDDRGQRVFKVDGKALRIRQTLIIEDMNGRALCRIQERMLRVRDTMEIEGPDGQRVAMVKKALISPIRNRWAVKIGDGPDLAIRGNIVNHEYTIGDGSNLVAEVSRKWFRVRDSYGVQIEPDQDDVLILAITVAIDMMR; encoded by the coding sequence ATGAGACAGAAGCTGATCAGCATCGGCGACGACTTCTGGATCGAGGACGACCGGGGACAGCGTGTCTTCAAGGTGGACGGCAAGGCGCTTCGAATCCGTCAGACCCTGATCATCGAGGACATGAACGGCAGAGCGCTGTGCAGGATCCAGGAGCGCATGCTGCGAGTCAGGGACACGATGGAGATCGAAGGGCCAGACGGGCAGCGAGTGGCAATGGTCAAGAAGGCACTCATCTCGCCCATCCGCAACCGTTGGGCTGTCAAGATCGGCGATGGACCTGACCTCGCGATCCGGGGCAATATCGTGAACCACGAATACACCATCGGCGATGGATCCAATCTCGTCGCCGAGGTCTCCAGGAAATGGTTCCGTGTGCGGGATAGCTACGGCGTTCAGATCGAGCCAGACCAGGATGACGTGCTGATTCTGGCGATAACCGTTGCCATCGACATGATGCGCTAG
- a CDS encoding MaoC family dehydratase: protein MAIRPGWAGRFYEDFVVGDVYQHPLGRTVTTTDNIWFTLLTQNTAPIHFDHHYAAQTEFGKPLVDSTFTLALVTGQSVTDVSQNVFANLGWDEVRLPNPVFEGDTIYSQSEVLATRESKSRPNVGIVTVRTTGYNQDGTVVIEFTRTLLVYKRGQGPKIARLHPEGER, encoded by the coding sequence ATGGCGATCAGGCCCGGCTGGGCAGGTCGGTTCTACGAGGACTTTGTGGTCGGCGACGTCTACCAGCATCCGCTGGGACGGACGGTGACGACGACCGACAACATCTGGTTCACCTTGCTGACCCAGAATACCGCGCCGATCCACTTCGACCACCACTACGCGGCCCAGACCGAGTTCGGCAAGCCGCTGGTGGATTCCACCTTCACCTTGGCGCTGGTCACCGGTCAGAGCGTCACCGACGTCTCACAGAACGTCTTCGCCAACCTCGGCTGGGACGAGGTGCGGCTGCCGAATCCTGTCTTCGAGGGCGACACGATCTACTCGCAGTCGGAGGTGCTGGCGACGCGCGAGTCGAAGTCGCGGCCGAACGTCGGCATCGTGACGGTGCGGACGACCGGCTATAACCAGGATGGCACGGTCGTGATCGAGTTCACGCGCACGCTGCTGGTCTACAAGCGCGGCCAGGGGCCGAAGATCGCGCGGCTGCATCCGGAGGGGGAGCGATGA
- a CDS encoding alkyl sulfatase dimerization domain-containing protein, with amino-acid sequence MSQAKDATRFTQSANDTLRDELNWEDVRDFESASRGFIASRDNPVITNADGRPVWDLNAFPFLSEETAPPSVNPSLWRVSRLNALYHGLFKVTDGVYQIRGFDLSVMSIIETDSGYVVIDPMISAEPARAGMDLVYQHVGRKPVVAVIYTHSHVDHWGGVKGVIDEADVKAGKIKVIAPENFVEYAISENVIAGNVMSRRASYMYGNLLPKDTKGQVGAGLGQTTSVGSNSLIIPTDSITHTGQTMTIDGLDIEFQLTPDTEAPAEMNFLFPRYRALCMAENCSHTMHNLYTLRGAQVRDAKAWAYYIDEAIDYFSGRYDVVFASHHWPTWGADESTAYLKLQRDMYKYLHDETLRLANQGYTLLEIPEIIHLPAEIYRAWHNRGYYGSINHNVKAIYQRYLGFFDGNPATLHPLPPEAAGRKYVEFMGGADALLANARRAFDQGEYRWVAQVVNHLVFADPDNEAARDLQADALEQLGYQAESGPWRNFYLSAAKELRDGVIDIATPKSTNPDIVRATPLDMFFDLLAVRLIGEKAEDTVITLNAHFTDIDEQYVLRIEHGVLNYAKGRQADDADATLTTTRVVLDAVVLGEATMADKLATGQARIDGDPAKLVEFLSMLDTFEFWFNIVTP; translated from the coding sequence ATGTCGCAAGCGAAAGACGCGACGCGATTCACCCAGTCTGCCAATGACACGCTGCGCGATGAGCTGAATTGGGAGGATGTCCGGGACTTCGAATCGGCCAGTCGGGGCTTCATCGCCAGCCGTGATAACCCGGTCATCACGAATGCTGACGGCCGCCCTGTCTGGGACCTGAACGCTTTTCCGTTCCTGTCGGAAGAGACCGCTCCGCCGTCAGTCAACCCGAGCCTGTGGCGTGTGTCACGCCTCAACGCGCTCTACCATGGCCTGTTCAAGGTCACCGACGGTGTCTATCAGATCCGCGGGTTCGACCTGTCGGTCATGAGCATCATCGAGACCGATAGCGGCTACGTCGTCATCGATCCGATGATTTCGGCCGAGCCCGCGCGGGCCGGCATGGATCTTGTCTACCAGCATGTCGGACGGAAACCTGTCGTCGCGGTGATCTATACGCATTCCCACGTGGACCACTGGGGCGGTGTGAAGGGCGTTATCGACGAGGCCGACGTCAAGGCAGGCAAGATCAAGGTAATTGCCCCCGAAAACTTCGTCGAATATGCCATCAGCGAAAACGTTATCGCCGGTAACGTGATGAGCCGCCGAGCCAGCTACATGTACGGTAATCTGCTGCCGAAGGACACCAAAGGACAAGTCGGCGCCGGTCTGGGTCAGACGACGTCGGTCGGGTCAAACTCCCTCATCATCCCGACGGACTCCATCACGCATACTGGCCAGACGATGACCATCGATGGCCTTGATATCGAATTTCAGCTCACTCCCGACACCGAGGCTCCGGCTGAGATGAACTTCCTGTTTCCCCGGTATCGCGCGCTGTGCATGGCCGAAAACTGCTCGCACACTATGCACAATCTCTACACCCTTCGCGGCGCGCAGGTGCGCGATGCCAAGGCCTGGGCCTACTACATCGACGAGGCCATCGACTACTTCTCTGGCCGCTACGACGTCGTCTTCGCAAGCCATCACTGGCCCACCTGGGGCGCGGACGAGAGCACGGCCTATCTCAAGCTGCAGCGGGACATGTACAAGTACCTGCACGACGAGACACTCCGTCTCGCCAACCAGGGGTACACCCTGCTGGAGATCCCGGAGATCATCCACCTGCCGGCCGAGATCTACCGTGCCTGGCATAATCGGGGCTACTACGGCAGCATCAACCACAACGTCAAGGCGATCTACCAGCGCTATCTCGGCTTCTTCGATGGCAACCCGGCGACCCTGCACCCCCTCCCGCCCGAGGCCGCCGGCCGGAAGTACGTGGAGTTCATGGGCGGCGCCGACGCGCTGCTCGCCAACGCTCGCAGGGCCTTCGACCAGGGCGAGTACCGTTGGGTGGCGCAGGTGGTCAACCACCTCGTGTTCGCCGACCCGGACAACGAGGCCGCTCGTGATCTCCAGGCCGACGCGCTGGAGCAGTTGGGATACCAGGCCGAGTCGGGGCCATGGCGCAACTTCTATCTGAGCGCGGCCAAGGAGCTGCGCGATGGCGTGATCGACATCGCAACGCCCAAGTCCACGAATCCCGACATCGTACGGGCAACGCCACTGGACATGTTCTTCGACCTGCTGGCGGTGCGGCTCATTGGCGAGAAGGCCGAGGACACGGTCATCACCCTCAATGCCCACTTCACTGACATCGACGAGCAGTACGTGCTGCGCATCGAACATGGGGTGTTGAACTACGCCAAGGGTCGCCAGGCCGACGATGCCGATGCCACCCTCACGACAACTCGCGTCGTCCTGGACGCCGTCGTGCTGGGCGAGGCGACAATGGCCGACAAGCTGGCGACGGGGCAGGCCCGCATCGACGGGGATCCAGCAAAGCTGGTCGAGTTCCTGTCGATGCTGGATACGTTCGAGTTCTGGTTCAACATCGTAACGCCGTAA